The following proteins are co-located in the Malus sylvestris chromosome 13, drMalSylv7.2, whole genome shotgun sequence genome:
- the LOC126594843 gene encoding uncharacterized protein LOC126594843 isoform X4, protein MLVQRRVMTWRSVAKSLQTLVAHASLFTFTILLVLKLRRSVRYSWWIIFSPLWLFHVVVARGRFSLPAPKLPNDRNWAPFHAVMATPLLVSFELMLCIYLQSRYVVSLKIVFAPLLAFELAILFDNVRMCKALMPGDDEHANDDVIWETLPHFWISISMVFFLAATVFTLLKINGDISALGWWDLFINFGIAQGFAFLVCTKWYNPAIHRHAHIQEPCSSSMNVRYLDWNSGLVVSSDDDQDETVVCSLQDIGGHIMKIPLIIFQILLFMRLEGRPSAARHIPVPVLFAPLLLVQGTGLLFSTYRLTEKIVLLVHDGVFSVRYLDIASKVREYFGFYRHGSRLLGWWSIDEGSREEQARLYYAGASGNLDRSCCLCLVLPSRQLLKYVAVLILMH, encoded by the exons ATGTTGGTTCAGAGGAGAGTGATGACGTGGAGATCGGTGGCCAAGTCTTTGCAAACACTTGTCGCCCACGCCTCCCTTTTCACGTTCACGATTCTCCTCGTTCTCAAGCTCCGCCGTTCTGTCCGCTACTCTTGGTG GATCATATTTTCCCCTCTGTGGCTTTTCCATGTAGTTGTTGCAAGAGGCAGATTTTCATTACCTGCTCCAAAGCTGCCTAATGATCGCAAT TGGGCACCTTTTCATGCTGTCATGGCGACACCGTTGCTTGTCTCATTTGAACTAATGCTTTGTATATACCTTCAGAGCAGATATG TTGTAAGCTTGAAGATTGTCTTTGCACCCTTGTTGGCATTTGAACTAGCAATTCTATTTGATAATGTCAG GATGTGTAAGGCTCTAATGCCTGGAGACGATGAACATGCGAATGATGATGTGATATGGGAAACGCTTCCT CACTTCTGGATTTCTATATCCATGGTCTTCTTTCTTGCTGCCACAGTATTCACTCTTTTAAAGATAAATG GTGATATTTCTGCTCTAGGCTGGTGGGACTTATTCATAAACTTTGG AATTGCACAGGGTTTTGCCTTTCTTGTCTGCACGAAGTGGTATAATCCAGCTATTCACAGACACGcgcacattcaagaaccttgtTCATCTTCCATGAATGTAAGATACCTTGACTGGAATAGCGGCTTAGTTGTTTCTTCAGATGACGATCAAGACGAGACTGTAGTATGCAGCCTTCAGGATATCGGTGGGCATATTATGAAAATTCCTCTAATCATTTTCCAGATCCTACTCTTTATGCGCTTAGAG GGGAGGCCATCGGCTGCTAGGCATATCCCAGTTCCAGTTCTTTTTGCTCCTCTTCTTTTAGTGCAAGGAACCGGTCTTTTGTTTTCCACATATAGATTAACAGAGAAAATTGTTCTTTTAGTACATGATGGAGTTTTTTCTGTAAGATACTTGGACATAGCATCAAAAGTTCGCGAGTATTTTGGGTTCTATCGCCATGGTTCAAG GTTATTGGGCTGGTGGTCGATTGACGAAGGAAGTCGAGAGGAACAGGCTAGACTGTATTATGCAGGAGCTTCAGG TAATCTAGACAGGTCCTGCTGTTTGTGCCTCGTATTGCCATCTCGTCAGTTGCTAAAATATGTTGCAGTTTTGATTCTTATGCATTGA